A region from the Leptospira venezuelensis genome encodes:
- the rsx gene encoding LIMLP_03685 family anti-sigma factor yields the protein MTLHTQQSNSFEELLELYLSGELDAAGKKQLLEIVLKDPDRAAEYRKITQIQSQLRTSSASLELKKLSPKTSSKKIIPFPKPAIYLAAAAIVFASFGIYFYQNSSIKKGEATLDKFTYSYGDCSIEGKTSQAGENVSGKRIVSGKSSICDVQLEGEKSVALRALPNSDFTAERKENAIHVSLGYGTILLDSQGPKDAENISIGSDDFRLILEGTKVSVNKGRTDSSLSVKVLEGKVRFESGDAIFFESVSSWLTKEEIALLAKEYPILFDKQELTIESGQQLAWKGFSPARMKGLKRIEDSIKASKKSQPSVQLDETLIKSLKPHVDSLPKDPFLISPKELKNSLKKILPDEKADLERKFASMVRFPPKDLKEREQLMELVKKVDKASILDILNSKGPGAAPREISQEVRILYLKDGSMERGIIYQQDSFYVVLRPDGNLIIPVDAVERIESE from the coding sequence ATGACATTACATACGCAACAGTCAAATAGTTTCGAAGAACTACTAGAGTTATATCTTTCTGGCGAGCTTGACGCCGCTGGAAAGAAACAACTTTTGGAAATTGTATTAAAAGATCCTGACAGAGCGGCCGAATACCGAAAAATTACTCAGATCCAGTCACAACTTAGAACTTCTAGTGCTTCTTTAGAGTTAAAAAAACTTTCTCCTAAAACTTCTTCTAAAAAAATCATTCCTTTCCCTAAACCTGCGATCTATCTTGCGGCTGCAGCTATAGTATTTGCATCTTTTGGAATATATTTTTATCAAAATTCTTCGATTAAAAAAGGGGAAGCTACTTTAGATAAGTTCACTTATTCATATGGTGATTGTTCTATTGAAGGTAAAACTTCTCAAGCTGGAGAGAATGTGTCCGGCAAGAGGATCGTATCAGGGAAATCTTCAATTTGCGACGTTCAATTAGAAGGGGAGAAGAGTGTTGCACTTAGAGCCTTACCTAATTCAGACTTCACTGCTGAACGTAAAGAAAATGCAATCCATGTTTCTCTTGGATATGGAACAATTCTTCTTGATAGCCAAGGCCCGAAAGACGCAGAAAATATTTCTATAGGTTCTGATGACTTCAGATTAATTTTAGAAGGAACTAAGGTCTCGGTCAACAAAGGACGTACGGATTCTTCTCTCTCTGTAAAAGTATTAGAAGGAAAAGTTAGATTTGAATCTGGAGATGCGATTTTCTTCGAGTCAGTCTCCAGTTGGTTGACCAAGGAAGAAATCGCTCTTCTCGCAAAAGAATATCCTATCTTATTTGATAAACAAGAACTAACAATAGAATCAGGACAACAGCTTGCATGGAAAGGATTCTCTCCAGCGAGAATGAAAGGTCTCAAAAGAATCGAAGATTCGATCAAAGCAAGTAAGAAGTCCCAGCCTAGCGTGCAATTAGATGAAACTTTAATTAAAAGTTTAAAACCTCATGTGGATTCTCTTCCTAAGGATCCGTTCCTTATCTCTCCTAAAGAGCTTAAGAATTCTCTCAAAAAAATACTTCCTGATGAAAAAGCGGACCTGGAAAGAAAGTTTGCGAGTATGGTCCGTTTCCCTCCAAAAGACCTGAAAGAAAGAGAACAATTGATGGAGTTGGTCAAGAAGGTCGACAAAGCATCCATTTTGGATATCTTAAATAGTAAAGGTCCAGGTGCTGCTCCTCGAGAAATCTCTCAAGAAGTTCGTATTCTTTACCTAAAAGACGGATCTATGGAAAGAGGGATTATCTACCAGCAAGATAGCTTCTATGTAGTATTAAGACCGGATGGTAACTTGATTATTCCGGTAGATGCTGTAGAAAGAATAGAATCTGAGTAA
- a CDS encoding 2Fe-2S iron-sulfur cluster-binding protein: MVKIKIDGIEYEVDEKKNLISAAKDAGVDIPFFCYHPKLSVVGMCRMCLIEIEGIPRLQVACNTKVTEGLSIITKSDRVIEAREGTMEFLLANHPLDCPVCDKAGECQLQDNSFGSGKGNSRFTLEKRNIPQEEIGSNLIINHNRCIVCYRCVRFEEEMVGESNLGLFERGYHSIIGLAKEEPINHNYQGALADICPVGALLNHKTLFKSRVWWYKSEESVCPGCSTGCKTYTNVRDNKMFRYMPRIDEEKDQYFLCDKGRFNVDWLNTNRLFSFYKNGETSISSTVLDEISEKISRSKKIAVIGGAHESDQNLKSIKESLSKLGVLFVTEARVSPEQYKEPEQVDFQYTTDKRPNTKGAVDAGFVSSDGIDSIRSAAIKGEFDLIFVIKETTDEILAGVSSESIVILETNLTDDATKAKYSVPIKAYSEQSGSFTNKKGWTQNFNKSMEAPKGLSSSAEIFSLLEKKTLELRSNSREAAVGNR; this comes from the coding sequence GTGGTCAAGATAAAGATAGACGGGATCGAATACGAGGTCGACGAGAAAAAAAATCTAATATCCGCCGCTAAAGATGCCGGAGTGGATATTCCGTTTTTCTGTTATCATCCTAAATTATCTGTGGTGGGCATGTGCCGCATGTGCCTCATCGAGATAGAAGGGATTCCTCGTCTACAAGTAGCCTGCAATACTAAAGTCACCGAAGGACTTTCTATCATTACAAAGAGTGATAGAGTTATCGAAGCGAGAGAAGGAACGATGGAATTCCTACTAGCGAACCATCCACTAGATTGTCCTGTATGCGATAAAGCAGGAGAATGCCAACTCCAAGATAATTCTTTCGGCTCAGGAAAGGGAAACTCCAGATTCACATTAGAAAAAAGGAATATTCCTCAAGAAGAAATCGGTTCTAATCTAATCATCAATCACAATCGTTGCATCGTATGCTATCGATGTGTTCGTTTCGAAGAAGAAATGGTAGGAGAGTCCAACCTAGGACTCTTTGAAAGAGGATATCATTCGATTATAGGTCTCGCAAAAGAAGAACCTATCAATCATAATTATCAAGGTGCGCTTGCGGATATTTGTCCAGTTGGTGCATTATTAAATCATAAAACGTTATTTAAGTCCCGGGTATGGTGGTATAAATCAGAAGAATCTGTATGCCCAGGATGTAGTACTGGTTGTAAAACTTATACAAATGTAAGAGACAACAAAATGTTCCGTTATATGCCTCGTATAGATGAAGAGAAGGACCAGTATTTCCTTTGTGATAAAGGAAGATTTAATGTTGATTGGTTGAATACAAACAGATTGTTCTCCTTCTATAAAAATGGAGAAACAAGTATTAGTTCTACTGTTTTGGATGAGATTTCCGAAAAAATCTCCAGATCTAAAAAGATTGCAGTGATCGGTGGAGCTCACGAGTCTGATCAGAACTTAAAATCAATCAAAGAATCTTTATCTAAGCTTGGGGTTTTATTCGTAACAGAAGCAAGAGTAAGTCCTGAGCAATACAAAGAACCTGAACAAGTGGATTTCCAATACACTACAGATAAAAGACCGAACACGAAAGGTGCAGTAGACGCAGGATTTGTTTCCTCCGATGGGATCGATTCTATTCGTTCTGCAGCTATAAAAGGTGAATTCGATCTAATCTTTGTAATTAAAGAAACAACTGACGAAATCTTGGCTGGCGTTTCTTCTGAATCTATAGTAATCTTAGAAACGAATCTTACGGATGATGCGACTAAAGCAAAGTATTCCGTGCCGATCAAAGCTTATTCGGAACAAAGTGGAAGTTTTACAAATAAGAAGGGATGGACCCAGAACTTTAATAAATCTATGGAAGCACCAAAAGGTTTATCAAGTTCGGCGGAAATATTCTCGTTATTGGAAAAGAAAACCTTAGAATTACGTTCTAACTCTAGAGAGGCAGCCGTTGGGAACCGTTAA
- a CDS encoding c-di-GMP phosphodiesterase, with protein sequence MTQFQSGPIDPLRLERFEFNAEVIRQFKESQSIPVDFYNKNGQILIHRKDNASDADINKLQKFELQGIYYLLSERHKVGIQVDQPDSVNGKKVSYIKLVNPDLTLQMARQASDLLKELRDYPLNGNHVKKVAKAIDGILDDFANSQDVELGLVNVIEVMKSAGVETDSEVLTKRTVISMAMKLRSLKAISVKDSENSKAQQLNLMMAAYMVDIGKVRMKLPVHGNLSTEEFEYVKNHPIVSYLMIGNLASIQTPVKTAVLNSHRPYRGEGLNNNYPSTAFLEKRLGEYYEKYKNDPSRSVLVEDMQKQLHILQSNSYSEDDPAIISIAGEFASLSSTQNWRSAYSPITAMKLILNNSFFSYNERVVKEFFDFMALSLCENKSVLNVGDYVIVVSTDSQHKIHFETCVIRDINKNQTRPLLERVGTIRPVFSNKGKLKIVGYDRKTFRPDIRKAVFNLANTVDPRRVIYSIDPELDPPLFDLIDRSYRKTAPKSVA encoded by the coding sequence ATGACTCAATTTCAAAGTGGTCCAATCGATCCTCTCAGACTTGAAAGATTTGAGTTTAATGCCGAAGTCATCAGACAATTTAAAGAAAGTCAGTCCATCCCTGTAGATTTTTACAATAAGAACGGGCAGATTTTAATTCACCGTAAAGACAACGCGAGTGACGCAGATATTAATAAGCTTCAAAAGTTTGAACTTCAAGGCATTTATTACCTTCTATCCGAAAGGCACAAGGTAGGAATTCAAGTAGATCAGCCCGATTCAGTAAACGGCAAAAAAGTTTCTTATATTAAGTTAGTGAATCCTGATCTGACTTTGCAGATGGCAAGACAGGCTTCCGATCTTCTCAAAGAGTTGAGAGATTATCCTTTAAACGGAAATCATGTGAAGAAAGTAGCAAAGGCGATCGATGGAATTCTAGATGATTTCGCGAATAGTCAAGACGTTGAATTAGGTTTGGTAAACGTAATCGAAGTGATGAAGTCGGCTGGCGTGGAAACTGATTCAGAAGTTTTGACTAAAAGAACAGTCATCTCTATGGCGATGAAGCTACGTAGTTTAAAAGCAATCTCCGTTAAAGACAGTGAAAATTCAAAAGCACAACAATTGAATCTGATGATGGCAGCTTATATGGTAGATATAGGCAAAGTCAGAATGAAACTGCCGGTGCATGGAAATCTGAGCACAGAAGAATTTGAATATGTGAAGAATCATCCAATCGTTAGTTATTTGATGATTGGGAATTTGGCTTCTATTCAAACTCCAGTTAAAACTGCAGTATTAAATAGTCATAGACCGTATAGGGGAGAGGGATTGAATAATAACTATCCTTCTACTGCTTTCTTGGAGAAACGGCTCGGAGAATATTACGAAAAATATAAGAATGATCCTTCTAGAAGTGTACTTGTAGAAGATATGCAGAAACAATTACACATTCTGCAAAGTAATTCTTATAGTGAAGATGATCCAGCAATCATTTCTATCGCAGGAGAATTTGCCTCTTTGAGTAGTACTCAAAATTGGAGGTCTGCTTATTCTCCAATAACTGCTATGAAGCTAATCTTGAATAACAGCTTTTTTTCATATAATGAAAGAGTGGTTAAGGAATTTTTCGATTTTATGGCACTTAGTTTGTGCGAGAACAAAAGTGTTTTGAACGTAGGAGATTATGTGATCGTAGTATCTACGGACTCTCAACATAAGATTCATTTTGAGACATGCGTTATTCGAGACATTAACAAAAATCAAACTCGCCCTCTTTTAGAAAGAGTTGGGACAATCAGACCTGTCTTCTCTAATAAAGGAAAACTGAAAATCGTAGGTTACGATCGTAAAACTTTCCGTCCTGATATTAGAAAGGCAGTATTCAATCTTGCCAATACGGTAGACCCAAGAAGGGTGATTTATTCTATCGATCCTGAATTGGATCCGCCTTTGTTCGATCTGATCGATAGAAGTTACCGCAAAACAGCTCCGAAATCTGTCGCGTAA
- a CDS encoding ACT domain-containing protein, translating to MIEFNYKEEYGVYRVTLKTSETAPGTLHKMVKAMFFMGFEILSGDIRTIKDGDSMISYDEFLLRSPETDSKIKASKLGILMSSVFSDDNALEEMIQTSSEIDIRNTFYLGQDSQLEFEDVPGNSATKFYLEAPDRKGLLYFVTGVLKDLGINIISGEVRTDGKSLKAQDTFILTDSRTGLGFAGSSTEERIRRYILQSSLNQV from the coding sequence ATGATAGAATTTAACTACAAAGAAGAATACGGGGTCTATAGAGTTACTCTCAAGACTTCTGAAACTGCCCCAGGAACACTTCATAAAATGGTGAAGGCAATGTTCTTTATGGGATTCGAGATCCTTTCGGGAGATATTCGCACGATCAAAGACGGCGACTCCATGATCAGTTACGATGAATTTCTTCTTAGATCTCCTGAAACAGATTCTAAAATCAAGGCATCCAAACTAGGTATCTTAATGTCTTCTGTCTTTTCCGATGATAATGCATTGGAAGAAATGATCCAAACCTCAAGTGAAATAGATATTCGAAATACATTTTATCTAGGACAAGATTCTCAATTGGAGTTTGAAGACGTACCTGGCAATTCTGCTACAAAGTTTTACTTAGAAGCTCCGGATAGAAAAGGATTATTATACTTTGTGACCGGAGTATTAAAGGATCTGGGGATTAATATTATCTCTGGTGAAGTCAGGACTGATGGCAAATCCTTAAAAGCTCAGGATACATTCATACTAACCGACTCTCGTACAGGACTTGGGTTCGCAGGAAGTTCCACGGAAGAAAGGATCCGTAGATATATTCTACAAAGCAGCCTAAATCAAGTTTGA
- a CDS encoding HD-GYP domain-containing protein: MDAARDLQKFDFTEEVIQHFRENRIIPVDFYNKHGQILIHKKDMATGDDISRLQKFEKQGIYFLSAEIAKIHPGSTKKGSLDPSFDKLINPTLTLDMSRGATDLLSDIKKFPLNGEHVKEINKSINAVLDDFKSSPNMETGLVNIIEVMKNAGMPVDSEVLTKRTVIAMALKVRAAKVFTKVDMDQKKTEQMNLMMASYLADIGYTQMKIPTHANLKPEELEYIKNHPIISYLMIANLPEIEDPVKSVVLNHHRPHRGEGMNNNYPQTKPLVQKLQGYREKYKDDFRKNLLATDIQRQVKSILTNAISYEDIGILSIAGEFASLTTPQPWREPMDGLKAMKLILNNSFFAYNEKTLKDFFDHVGLSLCDNQPFVKIGDYVIVASQDSNRKVFFEICVIKDSHKNSIRPMLERIGTIRPKFANNGKIRISGFEMGSLTVDRRRAIFNLERNADPRRIIYLVDPEIDPEFFDSLDRKVRETYPSRTSSDSDSASKAPVS; encoded by the coding sequence ATGGACGCAGCTAGAGATTTACAAAAATTCGATTTCACGGAAGAAGTGATTCAACACTTTCGAGAAAATAGAATCATACCTGTCGATTTTTATAATAAACACGGACAGATCCTAATTCATAAAAAGGATATGGCCACCGGAGACGATATCAGTCGTCTCCAAAAATTCGAAAAGCAAGGAATCTATTTTCTATCTGCTGAGATAGCAAAGATCCATCCTGGCTCTACCAAAAAAGGTTCCTTAGATCCTTCTTTCGATAAACTTATTAATCCTACTCTCACTTTGGATATGTCTAGAGGAGCAACGGATCTATTATCTGATATCAAGAAGTTCCCCTTAAATGGAGAACATGTTAAAGAGATTAACAAATCCATTAACGCAGTACTAGACGATTTTAAATCTTCTCCAAATATGGAGACCGGACTAGTCAATATTATAGAAGTAATGAAGAATGCCGGAATGCCAGTGGACTCAGAAGTTCTTACTAAAAGAACTGTGATCGCAATGGCGCTTAAGGTTAGGGCCGCTAAAGTTTTTACCAAAGTGGATATGGATCAGAAGAAGACGGAGCAGATGAATCTGATGATGGCTTCTTACCTTGCGGATATCGGCTATACTCAGATGAAGATACCGACTCATGCGAATCTAAAACCGGAAGAGTTGGAATATATCAAGAACCATCCTATCATTAGTTATTTGATGATCGCTAACCTTCCTGAGATTGAAGATCCTGTCAAATCAGTAGTTCTAAATCACCACAGGCCACATCGCGGAGAGGGGATGAATAATAACTATCCGCAAACCAAACCTTTGGTGCAAAAACTTCAAGGTTATCGTGAGAAATATAAAGATGATTTTCGCAAAAATCTTTTAGCTACCGATATCCAAAGGCAAGTTAAGTCCATCCTTACTAACGCGATCTCTTACGAAGACATTGGGATTCTTTCTATTGCGGGAGAATTTGCGTCCTTGACCACCCCTCAGCCTTGGAGAGAACCTATGGACGGGCTTAAGGCGATGAAATTAATCTTGAATAATAGTTTCTTTGCTTATAACGAAAAGACACTAAAAGACTTTTTCGATCATGTAGGATTATCCTTATGCGATAACCAGCCGTTTGTAAAAATTGGAGATTACGTTATTGTAGCTTCTCAGGACTCAAATCGTAAGGTATTTTTCGAGATCTGCGTTATTAAAGATTCTCATAAAAATTCGATCCGACCTATGTTGGAAAGGATTGGTACTATCCGACCGAAGTTTGCAAATAACGGAAAAATTCGGATCTCAGGCTTCGAAATGGGCAGCTTGACTGTGGATAGAAGAAGAGCAATTTTCAATTTGGAACGTAATGCTGACCCTAGAAGGATTATCTATTTAGTGGATCCTGAAATCGATCCTGAGTTTTTTGATTCATTGGATCGTAAAGTTAGGGAAACATATCCCTCTAGGACTTCTTCTGATTCGGATTCCGCCTCTAAAGCGCCGGTTTCTTGA
- a CDS encoding RICIN domain-containing protein, with protein sequence MLSSLLPSKSGNGSKLFAASTYFHNEIFPPHWLNWTTDGANPIETGPTFLTRGLKCSGRYCDDVNLLASESGYTQTNSWWTDWFSEEGTNYRVCDNNAFVTGIKCSGSYCDNVSLKCSQLNNNGVRTGCYWTSGISEEDGGKFVAPESMYIAGASCNGRYCDSMSLYLCQADNGGPNVDQDALAQQFAPRLRFDQETTTGSGDSGKCFTSDPQTYYTQRAAGVAPQDLCNKDYSTISNNQVPIFYETSLVGTNAVLIRYWFFYAWQSTCFLSFGSHAADWEGMSVLVVNGQMKRVAWSQHSGWYSKEAGNFEVANGTHPVAYVGKNAHGSFHDDGGSGGCLYFEDFRNPGGNDYHQDTWNNLVRLRRGGDAPSWMNCQGSGCFDGIGHPMERGDWRSNAGCGSDGCGKSSVGGNIPFVNDPNGSDYSAIMAKHSGKVIDVPGISTADNVNLYQWTNVGQDNQRWTLESTGDGYFKFIAKHSGKCFDVKSGSTAAGMNVIQYSCGGGNNQRFQLLSYGDGFFALQAKHSSQCLDIAGGATGDGGLLVQWPCAWTDNEKFQFLR encoded by the coding sequence ATACTTTCTAGTCTTCTTCCTTCTAAAAGCGGAAATGGATCTAAGTTATTTGCAGCTAGCACTTATTTTCATAACGAGATTTTTCCACCACACTGGTTGAATTGGACCACAGATGGTGCAAACCCGATTGAAACAGGACCTACTTTCTTAACACGCGGTTTGAAATGTAGCGGTCGTTATTGCGATGATGTAAATCTTCTCGCAAGCGAATCCGGATACACTCAAACTAATAGCTGGTGGACAGATTGGTTTTCAGAAGAAGGAACCAACTATCGTGTTTGCGATAACAACGCATTCGTAACAGGTATTAAATGTTCTGGAAGTTATTGCGATAACGTTTCCTTAAAATGTTCTCAGTTGAATAATAACGGTGTTAGAACAGGATGTTATTGGACTTCCGGTATTTCTGAAGAAGACGGTGGAAAATTTGTAGCTCCTGAGTCTATGTATATCGCAGGTGCAAGCTGTAATGGTCGTTATTGCGATAGTATGAGCTTATATCTTTGCCAAGCTGATAATGGTGGACCAAATGTTGATCAGGATGCACTAGCTCAACAATTTGCACCTCGTTTGAGATTTGATCAAGAGACTACTACAGGTTCTGGAGATTCCGGAAAATGTTTTACTAGCGATCCTCAAACTTATTACACTCAAAGAGCCGCAGGAGTTGCACCTCAAGATCTTTGTAATAAAGATTATTCTACAATTTCAAATAACCAAGTTCCGATTTTCTATGAAACTTCTCTAGTTGGAACGAATGCAGTTCTGATTAGATACTGGTTCTTCTACGCTTGGCAAAGTACTTGTTTCTTAAGTTTCGGAAGTCATGCGGCTGACTGGGAAGGAATGAGTGTCCTAGTAGTAAATGGCCAAATGAAACGAGTTGCTTGGTCTCAACACTCTGGATGGTATTCAAAAGAAGCGGGTAACTTTGAAGTAGCGAACGGTACTCACCCAGTTGCATATGTTGGTAAAAACGCGCATGGATCTTTCCATGATGATGGTGGATCCGGCGGATGTTTATATTTCGAAGATTTCAGAAATCCAGGTGGCAACGATTATCACCAAGATACTTGGAACAATCTTGTTCGATTGAGAAGAGGTGGAGATGCTCCTAGCTGGATGAATTGCCAAGGAAGTGGATGTTTTGACGGAATCGGTCACCCAATGGAAAGAGGAGACTGGCGTTCTAACGCAGGTTGCGGATCTGACGGTTGTGGTAAATCTTCCGTGGGTGGAAACATTCCTTTCGTAAATGATCCGAATGGTTCTGATTATTCAGCGATCATGGCAAAACATAGCGGTAAGGTGATCGATGTTCCAGGAATTAGCACGGCCGACAATGTTAATCTTTACCAATGGACTAACGTTGGCCAGGATAACCAAAGATGGACACTCGAATCCACGGGTGATGGCTACTTTAAATTTATCGCTAAACATAGCGGCAAATGTTTCGACGTGAAGAGCGGATCTACTGCAGCAGGAATGAATGTGATCCAATATTCTTGCGGTGGAGGAAATAACCAAAGATTTCAATTGCTCTCCTATGGAGACGGATTCTTTGCTCTTCAAGCAAAACATAGCAGCCAGTGTTTGGATATCGCAGGCGGCGCGACTGGAGACGGAGGTCTCTTGGTCCAATGGCCTTGTGCTTGGACTGATAACGAAAAGTTCCAGTTCTTGCGTTAA
- the aroC gene encoding chorismate synthase: protein MPSSWGKIFKVSTFGESHGEAVGVVVEGVPAGIPIRLDEIQKDLNRRRPGQSKLTTPRDESDIVRVLSGVFEGKTIGSPIALIVNNQNTISKDYENLRETFRPSHADYTYQTKYGFRAHVGGGRSSVRETIARVAAGAIARMILEDDLGVKTVAWVDTIGTISSEIAENKYPQSREEVDVNEVRCPDPQAADKMRSLILEMKEAGDSVGGIIRSASYNLPPGLGDPVYDKLDGDIAKAILSIPACKGFEVGSGFSGTLLTGSTHNDEFYVEEGSGRVRTRTNNSGGLQGGISNGETLVVRAAFKPTSTIFKKQNTVNIDGKETMLEAKGRHDPCVLPRAVPIVEAAINLVLIDAYLYQRAMNPQWFQKWAKVPDYYKDLKL from the coding sequence ATGCCTTCCAGTTGGGGTAAAATATTTAAAGTCAGTACGTTCGGAGAATCTCATGGCGAAGCCGTGGGGGTTGTCGTGGAAGGAGTTCCAGCAGGGATTCCTATCCGATTGGATGAGATCCAAAAGGATTTAAACAGAAGAAGACCCGGACAAAGTAAACTCACCACACCTAGGGATGAATCGGACATTGTTCGAGTTCTTTCCGGAGTATTTGAGGGAAAAACGATCGGAAGTCCGATCGCGTTGATAGTAAACAATCAGAACACGATCTCCAAAGATTATGAAAATCTAAGAGAAACTTTCCGTCCTTCTCACGCAGATTATACATACCAAACCAAGTACGGATTTCGTGCTCACGTAGGCGGAGGAAGATCCTCGGTCAGAGAAACAATTGCAAGAGTAGCTGCGGGTGCAATTGCCAGAATGATCCTAGAAGATGATCTGGGAGTCAAAACAGTCGCTTGGGTAGATACAATTGGAACTATATCTTCTGAAATTGCTGAAAACAAATATCCGCAAAGCAGGGAAGAAGTAGATGTCAACGAAGTCCGTTGTCCTGATCCTCAGGCGGCAGACAAAATGCGTTCTCTCATTTTAGAAATGAAAGAAGCAGGAGACAGTGTGGGTGGAATTATCCGCTCTGCTTCTTATAATCTTCCTCCAGGTCTTGGAGATCCAGTGTACGATAAATTGGATGGGGACATAGCAAAGGCAATTCTATCCATTCCTGCATGTAAAGGTTTTGAAGTTGGTTCCGGATTTTCTGGAACTCTTCTAACCGGAAGTACTCATAATGACGAATTTTATGTAGAAGAAGGAAGTGGAAGAGTCCGCACTCGCACAAATAATTCCGGAGGACTCCAAGGTGGGATTTCCAACGGAGAAACTTTGGTGGTTCGAGCTGCTTTTAAACCTACTTCTACCATTTTCAAAAAACAAAATACTGTAAATATCGACGGAAAAGAAACCATGCTAGAAGCAAAAGGCAGGCATGATCCATGCGTTCTGCCTAGAGCGGTTCCAATTGTAGAAGCGGCTATAAACCTAGTTCTAATAGATGCATATCTCTACCAAAGGGCGATGAATCCTCAGTGGTTCCAGAAATGGGCTAAAGTTCCTGATTATTACAAGGATTTAAAACTCTGA
- a CDS encoding DUF433 domain-containing protein codes for METDTKKLERIISHPSICGGKPVIRGTSIRVLEILDMIFLGFGYREILNEYPNIKVLDIEACLEYASKRLHSPILDKANRELPREFSSEVRDADRRVS; via the coding sequence ATGGAAACAGATACAAAAAAATTAGAACGAATTATCTCTCATCCTTCCATCTGCGGAGGTAAACCAGTTATCCGGGGAACCTCGATCCGAGTTTTAGAAATACTAGATATGATTTTTTTAGGATTCGGATACCGTGAGATCCTGAATGAATATCCAAATATTAAGGTTTTGGATATCGAAGCTTGTTTGGAATACGCTTCTAAAAGATTACATTCTCCAATATTGGATAAAGCGAATCGAGAACTTCCGAGAGAATTTAGTTCGGAAGTAAGAGACGCAGATCGGAGAGTTTCTTAA
- a CDS encoding NuoI/complex I 23 kDa subunit family protein: MGTVNVINVAAKHKPAWYQRLYSYSIANGLWITLKHFIKAAFLKGAVTLEFPEKKRKFSTRFRGMHTMKRDEIGRERCTSCFCCMWICPADAIKIEAGHVTPEIQHLHPEDKFAKKFEIDLLRCIFCGMCEEACPKGAIYLDGPAEMAADNREDLILTKERMMQKVGGPILGERL, encoded by the coding sequence TTGGGAACCGTTAATGTAATTAATGTAGCGGCAAAACATAAGCCCGCTTGGTACCAAAGATTATATTCTTATTCAATCGCGAATGGTCTTTGGATTACTCTTAAACATTTTATTAAAGCTGCTTTCCTAAAAGGTGCAGTTACATTAGAATTTCCTGAAAAGAAAAGGAAGTTCTCCACTCGTTTCCGTGGAATGCATACCATGAAGCGGGATGAGATTGGCAGAGAAAGATGTACTAGCTGTTTCTGTTGTATGTGGATTTGCCCTGCGGACGCGATTAAGATAGAAGCAGGACATGTAACTCCTGAAATTCAGCATCTTCATCCGGAAGATAAGTTTGCTAAGAAGTTCGAGATCGACTTATTACGTTGTATATTCTGTGGAATGTGCGAAGAGGCATGCCCTAAAGGTGCGATCTATTTAGATGGTCCTGCTGAGATGGCTGCTGACAATAGAGAAGATTTAATTCTAACTAAAGAAAGAATGATGCAAAAGGTCGGAGGACCGATCTTAGGAGAAAGACTCTAG
- a CDS encoding RNA polymerase sigma factor, translated as MQGLSQQEFITLYESCRNTVYHFLLKFSGNPEIAEDLTQETFLKAFEVMDRFDPNRGSFSSWSCTIAKNLYFKHFNRTKKETGNVSINVENFPELSGGNHEDPLELEKNSLNLALKDGVSRLPEPEKSIILLKEIQKKTLKETADALGISERTVSRRLLSAFRLLRTHLEAEGIGL; from the coding sequence ATGCAAGGTCTTTCCCAACAGGAATTTATCACTCTATATGAGTCCTGCAGAAATACTGTGTATCATTTCCTGCTCAAATTTTCAGGAAATCCGGAAATTGCCGAAGATTTGACCCAAGAGACATTCTTAAAGGCCTTTGAGGTCATGGATCGCTTTGACCCAAATAGGGGAAGCTTCTCTTCTTGGTCATGCACGATCGCTAAAAATCTATACTTTAAACATTTCAATCGTACAAAGAAGGAGACGGGCAACGTCTCAATTAATGTAGAGAACTTTCCGGAACTCTCAGGAGGGAATCATGAAGATCCTCTGGAATTGGAAAAAAATTCTCTTAATTTAGCATTAAAAGATGGGGTTTCACGTCTTCCTGAGCCTGAAAAGAGTATAATATTACTGAAGGAAATCCAGAAGAAGACTCTCAAAGAGACTGCAGATGCTCTTGGAATATCCGAGAGGACCGTTAGTCGTCGCTTATTAAGTGCGTTTAGATTATTAAGAACGCATCTTGAAGCAGAAGGGATCGGACTATAA